The Mytilus galloprovincialis chromosome 3, xbMytGall1.hap1.1, whole genome shotgun sequence genomic interval ATTCTTAcataactttagattttttaaccTTGCACACCACCAtttcccatgtgaaattataattgttttgaatatacattgaacgacaaagtTTCTTCCTATGTGATGTTTTCATTTCTGACGCCAAACACGCGAAACAAcgaatgtgttttttaatttgaaagatgctttttgtgcttttttgtaaatgcttgtttgttttgagattgtaacatagtgatgactgctgtaaccatatttttgactattttaccgattgtgtctgttttgttcacgcatcgttgtaaaaataatggaatgtgatgcaactatcatacaagtgagtggtttagcgttataaaactagcttcaattcacaattttctacatttgaaaatgtctgtaccaagtcaggaatatgacagttgttgtccattcgtttgatgtgacttatcatttgattttgccatttgattagggactttccgttttgaattttcctctgagttcagtatttttgtgattttactttttgaggTTATTCTACCTCTTAAGTCTGGTTTGATTTTTTGAGTTGGCAGTACCAATGCTTTTTATATCGCTTGAGTGTTTTAAAATGTGCTTATTATTATTGCATTTTCAGTTCATATTTGTAGCATGTTGGCATAGAACTTTCCATAAATAATTTGATGATACCTTTTGGTCTAACATCAATACCATCCCACACCTCGTACAAACAAATCTCATAAAGGatttttataatgatatttttatatcaaactgTGCCAGAATAAAGTTTCTGTAAATGCTTCGATTTTTAATcggagtgacgaaagataccaatgggACATTCAAAGTCTAAaaaagctgacaacgccatggctaaaaaggaaaaacgacaaacagacaaacaacagtacacaaaaccgAACATGACATCGAAAACCATATAGAATGAGTAACACAAACCACATCAAAAACTGCTTTTCATGTGACACCGGTCGTGTCACTCCTATGAAATATGTTGATTTCTCttcaatatgacagttgttatccattcgtttgatgtgtttgagcttttgattttgccatttgattagggactttccgttttaagtTTTCGTCGGAGATCAgttctttttgtgattttacttttttatggtTATTTCATCGATACGAATCCATGAGCCTCTTTTTTTCCACAGATGCAATGTTGTTTTAACTTGCTCATATGAATTATCTCAATACTATATCTGAAGGTCTTTATTTGTAGTCTTAGCGACATAAATAAGGTACTCCTCAGCTCAGAATACTGATTTTTGGatttccccctttttttgaattttcctttgagttcggtatttctgtttaaactttttataatacaatttatataaaaataaaataaaatcacacaAGTAATGTCAAGATTTATTTATCTGCTACATATCTTGTACTTAAATTCAATTGTACATTTTGGAAAGCTTTATATATTTTACGACATTTTTAACTGAAAGGAAAGTAAGACAatatcaggggcgtagctacctaAGGCTCGACTAGGCACGTGCCTATACATAAATTTGCCGATTATACcccttttggaaaaaaaaaataaaataaaataaacattttaattctaaTCCGTATTATTGCCAAATTAGGGAACTTGACTCCAGAAATAGCAGACAAAATTTACAACTTGTACCGTTCGGATTTAGgtgaaaaaaaacaatttgaagatGAGATAGCATGATGGAAAGCCCGTTGGCGTATTGAAGACAACAGAACAGATAGACTTTTGTTGTCCTTAACGTAACAAACGCCGATCTGTACCCTTCAGTGTTAGACTTAATTGGATTTTATTGACAATGCCTGTTTCATCGGAAACTAGTGAAAGATCCTTCAGCGCGATGAAACGCGTCAAATCCTACCTGAGATCGACAATGGGAGTCGAGCGACTTTCAAATCTATCTCTTCTTCATATCCACCGACAGCTCAATGTTGATGTTGATGCGAGTATAACTGATTTTATCGGCAGAAAAAAAACCGTCGACTTGACTTTAAGTAAATGTATCATTGTCTTTGTGTATGAAACTGTATCTGAAAGTTGTTCATAAAAGTTCagaaatattaaatttgtttaaccAATTTTTGCCCAAATTTGAGTTATAAGATTCGTTCAAAAAAGTTCAAAATCTTTTCCTTTGACCCTCTGTGGGCCTTAATCTAAAACTAATCTGATCTACAGTgggcatattgtaaatattttttttttcagatttttgtttGTACTACGTTAATTCAGGTGTTAATGTaatattattcataattcttcgaacttttcttcatgaatattatcatgatATAAACcagtaaatatgatatttttgtacacaaaattATGCAACTGAAATGCTGAAAACCGTTTTCCGTAGGAATCTCCCCCTGAACCCCCTACCATGGCTCCGCCCTGGACCTGCAGGGGCCTTGAACGGCCCAcagaccccctgccgatttgtgcctacagttgatctagaacctagctacgcccctgaataTTATAGATGTTACTAGAAATACGAGAGAAAAAATATAGATACAAATATTATTTAGAACTGTAGTATAAGTCAATCGCGAGACTTCAAAAAGCTCTTAAGATAAGACTTAAGATAAGACAAAACATGTGTACACTTTATATGACACCTTCTACTTTTTAGCCTTGTCGTGTTGTTATTTTGCATGTTGGGTAATACATGCATACCAGGAGACGCGTGACCTTTCGACACATCCGGGCTTGCTCCTGTTGAAGGTTGTCTCAGATTCAACCTTTTAGTTTACGTATTTTAGATAAATCtgtgagttttgaacatcgaTAAACTGTTAAATGCCAGTTTAAAATTCTCGGTCTCATGAGAAATTTCACATAATTTACTAGTTTAATTTTGTGAATAAAAAGGGATTTTTCGTATCATTAAAAGAGACCGTCAaccaaaaaataaatcaaacaaaaggCATACACGGGTAAGCACTTGTTCCTATACACTAAACAATTGTGTGTAACTCAAATTCTGGATTGCATCTTGATATTGACTATTAGGGtagatgatgagtttattcagaaCAAAATTTACGACAAATGTTATACTtaacaattgtgaactttccatttctttgtagcaacattccaggaGCGCCAGCACGTACCTCTCCCTCTTGATACGATATTGAAAGGCTTGCGTTTCCTATTATTATTTCCATTACAGTTGGTTGCTGTAGACAAAAAAGTCAGGAAATCAGGATCCCAAGAACTAAAGTTCAGAAGTAAGCTGAAAGTCATCCCTTTGAAAGTGTCGTAGACGCCATTGTGCGTTGATTAACCTCTACttgatatatatatgacatagATGACCAcgaatatgttccaattgtcatCACAGAATTTTTACATTACCATCAACAGCACTGGTGCCACTTATGGAGCAGGACACTCTTGTCCTTTTGGAGCATCTGACAGGATCTCCCATTTTATGGTGGGATTATTATTAGTTTTGCCAAGTATTGTGTTTTCCATGTGATGTTTTGGGACCTTGTTTGTCTTTTAGTGTCCTTCCCTTGTTCGCCAATGCATTGTCAGTTTATCGAGACTTATGCTgtctttcatattttatttttacattatgtCAAGCACTAACCCGTCCAAAATTCTAGACAAATAATGAATGAATTTAACAGAGACTATCAAAGACCTACCAATTCTTAGTGGTCATATAAAATAAAGACAACTATAATACTGACAATTTTCTTGACTTTCGATAGCTACATTTTAAGCTGTGGCgaattgaaatttttgaaaagcCACTGGGTccttcaatttcaatatttatcTTAATAATGTTATAACACGTTGAGTTATAGAATGACAGGATGAAACATATATTCTTTAGATATTCTTAATAAGTCGCTGAACTTATTTGAAACGTAGGTACTTTTCTGGTTTAATATACTGTCATCTTCGCCTTTAAGATTGTATCTTGTTTATATAGTTTGGTTTATTATTACATGATCTTGTGTTTTTAAATCATAGGATTAGTTTCTTCATATCAAAAAAGATATTATTCAAAGTCTAATACCAATGAAAGACAGTAAGTTATATATACATAGCTTTTTGAACAGATTAATTCAATTTTAACTAAattaaaatcaagaaaaaaaattagaaaaattgtTATCTTTCTTATCATCATGACGAAATCCTCTATTGCTTATTTTAATGTAAACAGTATTCACATAAGATACAATTCAACGATCATATTAAATTCCTATAAACTTTAGattaaaaagaaacagaaattaaaggcacttttcaaaatttgatttattacataaaaatcacataaaatatttcaaatgcgtAAATGTAGACTAATTTCTGTATTTGAAGCTTAAATATGCACAATAAGGAAAATAAGATGAATACAATTATTAAATGATTTAGTCAGTTTTACTGACAAGCAAACTCAACTCTCTTCTTGTAATTAGACTAACTTTATACTTGaagaataaaattatattttttttcatcggTGACAGTTTATCATTTAAAAGGAATGTAATATTTATTAACTGTGTTGATAAGATCTTTGAATGCTTTTGTAAAAGAAAGTTCTATAAATTAtacattgaatattttatattatgtGTTGTAACTTATGTGCAGCTTTTAGAATcagttgatttgtttttatttagatgAAACTGTTTAATCTTCCACTAAAGGATTTTAACCTTCGGTATTGTTTGATTCTTGCTCTGTGATATGCAATAGTTCTTTGAAATATTATTCCAGGAAAACCGTCTTTTTATAATGAAATCTGAATGattacaatgaaatattttttcgtCTATTTCTTCGATCGTTTTAACCTATGTAGTCAATATGTCCACTTAACATTTTTggtatgaaaataaagaaaagtagAATTTGAAGATCAAAAACTCGGTGCTGTTaattttttgataattgattttatttttgtcaaattctttttttcaaattagtaAATCGATAAATATCCACAAAAGTACATATGGATGAACGTCATTTATTGGATACAGCTACCCAACTTGAACACCATTAGTTCATCAAAATAAACAATTGTGTAGgctaataaaacattttttctgtAATACATTTTTCTTCTTCCATACATTTTTCTTTACGATATCTGataatttctttttcatattcGAAAATAGGATATTTACTGCCAAGACGTCCTagcagataaaaaaatatatatatacgaaaACAAGCAGCAATTAATAATTCTTAAAATATGATTTAAGAGTGCAAGTGACTGCATAATATAATATTGTGATATTTTCACATTATGGGTCGTAGTTAACAGGCGTTCTTGTTTGTTTAACTCATATCACACTGTTTGTCGTAATAGTTTGGTATTCGCTTTAGCACGTTAAAGTAATGCACAATTTATTATGATGTGGCATTTTGTACTTGGGACaatataatctatttaatttttctttttgatgTTTGTTTAATATCCATCAGTTGAATTACCTTTCGTTGATATCATTATATTCTCTAatgtattttgtgttttaatgtgcaattgtattttattttcgaTATAGCAACTCGATATTTATGACAAAACAGtcatgatttttatttgttttatttttttactacgTACCTAACTCTCTTTATATTGTCTGGGTACCATACAAATTTGAATTcggttttaatattttatagatgTTATATTGTATTCGTATCAATAATTCACCATTCAGCTATATTTAATAATTTCAGGAAAAACGTTTCCGATTTTAATTTcctaattgaaatttttaatatttacacCATGCATATTTATCTATTGTTCCAGTATGAATAAAGTATATCATTGAATGATTGAAATTGGTTTTCAACATGAACTATGAAATTCCATGAGCAATACATGTATTAAGATACTGATGGGGAAATGTCCGATGGTTTTAATGGTACCTTCAAATATTTACCTGCCAATATATTAACCAAAAATCCttttatttcttgaaacttttttaaatacatgGTATAAAAATCAACAGACCAAAATCTATAAACgaagaaatgaaaattaatatgCTGGTCTGCAAATAATGACATCTTCATTTTTCTGTAATTGTAAATAAGAGGCGTGACTCAATCACACGTGGCTACAATAGACGAATGAAAAAATTTATATTCACTTCCAATCAGAAATGAATACACAAGAAGGAAGGTGTTATCTTAATGCGAATAAAAGTCTATTGGTTAACACTTTGTTAAAATAACAAATGGATAATAAAAGCTTCTGAAGGGGCTAAGAATTAATCGATTTAAAGGTTTAGTAAAAAAGGTATTCAAGTTAATTCTAACTGATAGCAGATGAGAAAAGGCACTGAAGACCACAGGTGTAAAGTTGGAAATTCAAGCATTTTTCTCATATCCGAAGAAAGTTGTGTTATAATTTAGACTCGAAATATCCGAAGTTGAAAAAAACACATATACAATAACTGACTGTATTTGTGATCGATATTTAATGATGAGTTCTGAAGATATGAGTCCGGAAGATCTTTCTTCCCCTGGAAGTGACAATATTGACTATGGTGATGGTTCAAAAGCGGGAAATATGGATCATGTCAAAAGACCAATGAATGCATTTATGGTTTGGTCAAGAGGACAAAGACGTAAAATGGCACAGGATAATCCAAAAATGCACAATTCTGAAATCAGTAAACGACTTGGTGCTGAATGGAAATTACTTTCTGAAGATGACAAAAGACCATTTATTGATGAAGCAAAACGTCTTAGAGCTCTTCACATGAAAGAACATCCCGATTATAAATATAGACCACGTAGAAAACCAAAGTCATTGTTAAAAAAGGACAAATATGCTTTTCCGATTCCAATGATACCAGGAATGAATCCAATGGCATTTGGTGCTTTGTCGTCATCGTTTCATCCTTCTGCAGTTTCCGCTGCAGCAGCTGCCGACAGTTTCATGAACTCTGCATCAATGAGTGACAAAATGAGGGCATTTTTACCACCATCATCAACACACAGTTTGTATTCGCATTTAGAAAATTTGAAAAGTTTAGACTCTTCATCTTTAGCTAGTTTACGATCTCAGGAACTGTCTTCAAGTAATCCACTCAGTTATTCGCCGTATTTCCACCCTCCTACGTCATCAGCGTTGACGGGATTACCGCCTGCAGCACACTCTCATCCTGGACAGTATTTGTTACCTTGCTGCCCTCCAGGATATTTACCGTCACAAGACATCCATAGACCAGTAGCATATGTAGTACTTAAACCGGAAGAACATTACCGACATTCGTCTGTTATGTGATATTCAAATTTATGACTATAACAATGTTTGCTTTGAAATAACATATTTCGCATACTTAAATGGCGAAATTCAAACACGTGACGTTTGGATTTGTTtcaagaatacattttttttatgatgctGGTGTTTTTCAAAGGGATAGTGTCCACACTGACACTAGTTTGGTATGTACAATGGACATCATGATCTCATGAATTTAAACCATTCTGAACACACCTTTACTTTTAAAGCCTAGTGCTAAATATATGAAAGACTAAAAGTGCTAGTATTGTTGTCAGaatatgttatgtttttttagttttaatgttaTACATGTCTATGATCTAAGatgttgatacattttttttgttattttttttattaaaagtaaatgtataaaaatatataatgacaaGCAAAATATTCAAACTTCCATTTAAACTACAAAAAATCTTTTTACTATTAAAGCAAAACGcttgtattttaaacattttgaaaattacttttacacatttgtttttatcgtttctgtttttaaacttaatattattgCGGGAATAAAATGTCATGAATATTTCTTTCTTGTTCGAAATTAGTCTTATATTGTAATTAGAAAGTCTTACATTCGTTGCAGAATGAAAGGTCTATATTGTTAATTcagtaaaaatgatataaaatactaGTTATTACATTGATAATTGAGAATACAAATGTAAGAGAAAAGTTACTGAATTATCtcaattttcaaaatacttaAATAGCGTACAATTTAAGTTCGACAAGCAAAACCATTGTCAAAATAGAATAAATACAGAAAAGATTTaatcaaaatgttacaaaatactcctaattcaaaatgtatacaagttttattttaaatacaatccCGATGGGCAAAAAAGATTATAATCTACTAAAAATCCAATGTCAATTACATTGTAATAATTGTAAAAGATTATCACAGATAAAACTTACAAAAGCCGACAAATCAATTTCAACAATAGAAAATTAATTGCTTATTGTGACGTTCATTTTGTTACAAATTGTCTCATCGATCTGTATTTATGAAACAAGGAAACATGACAATAACATTGTTAAACTCTGTTAGTTATGGATCGTTTATTGCTTAGGAGTTCAACCTTCGATGACTGACAGGGTGTTAATTTCAATGTCAGCTTCACTAGATTGTTTAACTATTTGTAAACTGTTCGTTATTCAGTTTAAACTACTGTTTAAATATTTATGTGTAAACGTCGAACACGACAAACGGTTGGTTTTGTCTAAAAATACATTcatcatttcattattcaaatttgatGAAAGTTTAATAAACTTTGCTTTTCATTTATTATAAGCAGAATTACTTCTATTGTCCAAGTCTATTgagaaaatttaatttgattttcaaagTATGATTTCTTTTGTGAATTGCAattggaaattacaaaaaatgataaaattaaaattattttaaacaacattCTATAAATAAACAATAGTAACATTATTGCCATGCAATATATTATGcaatagaaattaaagaaactcAAATATTTACGAACTAGACGGAAGTCATTACATACTAGCGCATTCATTTCAAACTGCATGTGCCCATTTAATGCAATTTATTCATTTGACATGTCTCTTTGAATATATTAACATTGTCATCATCTTAAACAGGGTTATTGTTTACcttgattattatttttaatttttcttaatattttgttattgaaaTAAAGTGTTCAAATGTTTCTTGGTATTTGAAATTTCATTATTAATATAGCTTAGTCTTTTACATCGAAAAAGAAAGAATATGTGcttgaaataaaaaacatgataCAAACGTCAAGAGATGTGTACAAATTTAGAACTTCTATTCAGTTGTTAAGATGGTAATAATTCAGTGGAGAGTTGAAGGATTTCTGTCATCTGAAGCATgggttatttttaatttaatctttGATCTGTCTTCTGAGGTCGGACTCCGTTTAACATTTTCATACTCTTGTTTTTGCAAGTTGTTTGTTTCACTGCATCGCTTGTTCTTGAGAATTCgtagaaaaaaatacatgaaaaattATATGTAGGCGTTTAGATCCATTTTATCTTTTTGTGGTAGTTTCGGTGAAAGATTTAtcaattttttgttaataaatctGACCATGGGTTCATCAAGgtttaaaataagaagatatggtgtgattttcaatgagacaaacTACTGTTAGGGATATAAGCAACTATAGGGCACCGTACTAccatcaataatgagcaaaacccattcaGTATACAAAGTTGTAAAAGATCCTTAACtggcaaaatataaaatagttcAATCAAGAAAACCTACAGcctgatttatgaacaaaacaatatACGGAAAACAGTTATGGTATACTGCatcaaatgacaactactgaattagAGGCTCTTGACTTGAAACAGGCACATAAAGAGTTCATTTTTCTGGTCttattttcttcttgttttaaacAGTTGATACAGTTACGGCTAAGGAACATGGCAATAACACActgttttttcttaatttgttgTTGCTTCAGTCTATTGAATGTGAGTGTTCGAATTTTATTTCTGGATAAGCTTAAATCGTTTTGCAGCAAGCATCTTTCCAgtggtaaataaaaaaatactttttatgacTTCGGCATGTTTTTCCATAAGAAATCAAATCTTGTCATTTCGGCCTGGCTAAGAAGAGCACAAAATATACTGAAGGAACccttaaaattttatgaaactgaGAGTACACTTTACACCGTATCAGTCTTAACCAAACTCACATTTCACATGAATTATTATGGTGTGCGTTCTTTTGAGTTATGGTTCATCGGGAACGCCCAAAACTAAAAATTTGTAAAgctaaatatggaaaaaaa includes:
- the LOC143068476 gene encoding uncharacterized protein LOC143068476, whose protein sequence is MMSSEDMSPEDLSSPGSDNIDYGDGSKAGNMDHVKRPMNAFMVWSRGQRRKMAQDNPKMHNSEISKRLGAEWKLLSEDDKRPFIDEAKRLRALHMKEHPDYKYRPRRKPKSLLKKDKYAFPIPMIPGMNPMAFGALSSSFHPSAVSAAAAADSFMNSASMSDKMRAFLPPSSTHSLYSHLENLKSLDSSSLASLRSQELSSSNPLSYSPYFHPPTSSALTGLPPAAHSHPGQYLLPCCPPGYLPSQDIHRPVAYVVLKPEEHYRHSSVM